In one Zobellia galactanivorans genomic region, the following are encoded:
- a CDS encoding head GIN domain-containing protein, whose translation MTTLIRIAIAFLVALFLSSCGFDINLGDFGAGEKGNGTVVTDKRDITDEFTKVSASEGLAVYVTQSKEFDIKVEADENIIDLIATDIKNGKLRIHAKQNIGRATKNVYVSLPVISNLSASSGSRIQTEKALKSDNLDIDGSSGAQINIQLVADALEIDASSGANLNISGQANRADVDVSSGANINAKNLSIQTCSADASSGGNIKIHVSKSLIADASSGGNIAYSGNASVKTKKSVSGSVHKY comes from the coding sequence ATGACAACTTTAATTCGTATTGCAATAGCATTTTTAGTAGCGCTATTTTTATCTTCTTGCGGTTTTGACATAAACCTCGGGGATTTTGGCGCGGGAGAAAAGGGTAACGGAACCGTGGTAACCGACAAACGGGATATTACGGACGAATTCACAAAGGTATCGGCTTCGGAAGGCCTAGCCGTCTACGTGACGCAATCTAAAGAGTTCGACATAAAAGTAGAGGCGGACGAAAATATCATAGACCTCATTGCCACGGACATTAAAAACGGGAAATTACGTATCCACGCCAAACAGAATATAGGCCGTGCCACTAAAAACGTATATGTCTCACTTCCGGTCATTTCAAATTTAAGTGCCTCTAGCGGATCGCGGATACAGACCGAAAAAGCCCTTAAAAGTGATAATCTTGACATAGACGGTAGCAGCGGGGCCCAAATCAATATTCAATTGGTTGCCGATGCCTTGGAAATAGACGCCAGCAGTGGCGCTAACCTCAACATATCGGGACAAGCCAACCGGGCTGACGTAGATGTGAGCAGTGGAGCCAATATCAACGCCAAAAATCTATCGATCCAGACCTGTTCGGCAGATGCCAGCAGCGGCGGAAACATTAAGATCCATGTATCGAAATCGCTTATAGCCGATGCTAGTAGCGGAGGTAACATAGCCTATTCGGGCAATGCCAGCGTAAAAACTAAAAAATCGGTTTCAGGTAGCGTACACAAGTATTAA
- a CDS encoding dipeptide epimerase, with protein sequence MQLDLKKYVLALKHTFSISRESHDFQDTLILSLSLDGKTGYGETTSNPYYNITVESMMAEIETIRKEIEDFHIDHPENFHAFLTSKKLSNFAICALDLAAWDLYGKLQGKPLYDIWGTGNTSYPTTNYTIGIAPVEKMVEKMKEMPWPIYKIKLGTEDDVAIVKALRQHTDAVFRIDANCAWSADETIANAPLLKELGVEFLEQPLKADDWDGMQKVKQHSVLPVIADESCIVESDVKQCGDYFNGINIKLTKCGGLTPALRMIHEAKQMGLKVMVGCMTESTVGISAIAQLVPQLDFVDMDGPLLLKSDIADGVKILPDGKLIFPRLNGTGVSLRP encoded by the coding sequence ATGCAGTTAGATTTAAAAAAATACGTTTTAGCCCTAAAACACACCTTTAGTATTTCACGCGAATCACACGATTTTCAAGATACGCTTATCCTTAGTCTTTCCTTAGACGGAAAAACCGGTTATGGTGAAACCACATCAAACCCGTACTACAACATTACCGTTGAAAGCATGATGGCGGAAATTGAAACCATCCGAAAAGAAATAGAAGATTTCCACATCGATCACCCTGAAAACTTCCATGCTTTTTTGACAAGTAAAAAGCTATCCAATTTTGCGATCTGCGCGTTAGACCTTGCCGCTTGGGACCTTTATGGCAAATTACAAGGGAAGCCCCTTTATGACATATGGGGTACCGGCAACACTTCTTATCCAACCACGAATTATACCATAGGCATCGCCCCCGTTGAAAAAATGGTGGAAAAAATGAAAGAAATGCCATGGCCTATTTATAAGATCAAACTAGGGACCGAAGACGATGTTGCCATCGTTAAGGCCCTGCGCCAGCATACCGATGCCGTATTTCGAATAGACGCCAACTGTGCCTGGTCTGCCGACGAGACCATTGCCAATGCCCCATTACTCAAGGAGTTGGGCGTTGAGTTTCTTGAACAGCCCTTAAAGGCCGATGATTGGGACGGGATGCAAAAAGTGAAGCAACACAGCGTTCTCCCCGTTATTGCCGATGAAAGCTGTATCGTTGAAAGTGATGTAAAACAATGTGGGGACTATTTTAACGGCATCAACATCAAACTCACCAAATGCGGTGGCCTTACCCCTGCCCTACGTATGATACACGAAGCAAAACAAATGGGACTCAAGGTTATGGTGGGCTGTATGACGGAATCTACCGTGGGTATTTCCGCCATTGCCCAACTGGTTCCGCAACTGGACTTTGTAGATATGGACGGACCATTGCTACTCAAATCGGATATTGCCGACGGTGTAAAAATATTGCCTGACGGAAAGCTCATCTTTCCGCGATTGAACGGAACAGGAGTAAGCCTAAGGCCATGA
- a CDS encoding aminotransferase class I/II-fold pyridoxal phosphate-dependent enzyme has product MNHYIDTFPGRKITIDGVSHLYFGGTSYLGLQTDADFQKLFIKNIKKYGTNYGASRKSNIRLSVFDKAEAYLADLVGSEACISLSSGYLAGQFLAQALNTKAHQFFYAPNTHSALYQEKIKPYTTFAALNIAVREHLSSSKTTPVVFLDGIDFSGCNYPHFEALQVLPLDKILLVVDDSHGLGIVGKNGGGVYSILAKLNIKELIVCGSLGKGFGIQAGAIFGTKARLAALADTSFFGGASPATPAAMATLLEADGLYGLKRNRLQRNIAYFLDHLKKRKQFHFMQDHPAFTFSNVQLTEYLAAHKIIVTSFPYPDKNAQLMSRIVLSAAHKKKDIKHLLECVNILP; this is encoded by the coding sequence ATGAACCACTATATAGATACATTTCCTGGAAGAAAAATCACCATTGACGGGGTTTCGCACCTCTATTTTGGAGGCACCTCATACTTGGGCCTTCAGACCGATGCCGATTTTCAGAAACTATTTATAAAAAATATCAAGAAGTATGGCACCAACTATGGGGCCTCCAGAAAATCGAATATCCGTTTATCGGTATTTGATAAAGCCGAAGCGTATTTAGCGGACTTAGTGGGCAGCGAAGCCTGTATCTCGTTGTCATCGGGTTATTTGGCCGGTCAGTTTTTAGCCCAGGCCCTCAATACCAAAGCACATCAATTCTTCTATGCGCCCAACACCCATTCGGCCCTCTATCAGGAAAAAATCAAACCCTATACCACCTTTGCGGCATTGAACATTGCCGTTCGCGAGCATTTATCCTCTAGTAAGACGACTCCTGTAGTCTTTTTGGACGGTATCGATTTCTCTGGATGCAACTACCCCCATTTTGAAGCCTTGCAAGTTCTTCCTTTGGACAAAATTCTTTTAGTTGTCGATGACTCCCATGGATTGGGAATCGTAGGTAAAAATGGCGGAGGCGTCTATAGCATCTTGGCAAAACTGAATATCAAGGAACTTATCGTATGTGGATCTTTGGGCAAAGGCTTCGGTATTCAGGCAGGTGCCATTTTCGGCACTAAGGCGCGTCTAGCCGCTTTGGCCGACACCTCATTCTTCGGAGGAGCCAGTCCGGCTACCCCTGCGGCCATGGCCACACTATTGGAGGCCGATGGCCTATATGGTTTAAAAAGGAATCGTCTACAACGGAACATCGCCTATTTTTTGGACCATCTCAAAAAGCGAAAACAGTTCCATTTTATGCAGGACCATCCTGCCTTTACGTTTTCAAACGTTCAGTTGACCGAATACCTTGCCGCCCATAAAATTATAGTTACGAGTTTTCCCTATCCTGACAAAAACGCCCAGCTCATGAGCAGGATCGTTTTGAGTGCCGCACACAAAAAGAAGGATATCAAGCATCTATTGGAATGCGTTAATATCCTTCCTTAA
- a CDS encoding PspC domain-containing protein, protein MNKTININLANMLFHMDEDAYNKMQRYLESVKRSFANTPGSDEILADIEARIAELFHEKLDNERQVITIKQVDEVIAIMGQPEDYMVDEDIFEDEPHTGRTNSDHRKSKKLYRDTEQKYVAGVSSGLAHYFNIDPLWIRLLWVLLTIGSTGGFILIYGLLWLLIPEAATTAQKLDMRGEDVNISNIERKVKEGFDDVAQKIKSVDYEGVGNKVKSGGKSFFDTLGDIIMFFFKVIGKFIGIILIIIGASTIIGLFIGMITVGISDMVQIPGLNMYNLVDASNMPIWLVSILGFLAIGIPFFFLLYLGLKILVNNLKSIGNIAKFSLLGLWLISIIMLIVFGIKQAAARAYSDTSELTEDLYFRDLTDTLDIQVVAYDTRFRNKRRVELDGLTITRNEAGEEVMVLDDVSFYIERSRDSIAKIEIVKESDGSSFKKAEELAEKINYEYKIEGNTLLLEDFLTTARENKIMNQEVRVNIFIPAGALLKYNKESGFNCWRFHAKNDRDLDGCEIKGEIWKMGADGELKCQECPEISDIEEDDGNGRNKIRINKNGIDIDIQDDGESFKMKIDEEGVQIKAHENDANGKNEININEDGINIDVDDNHPEPEAPDPKI, encoded by the coding sequence ATGAACAAAACTATAAACATTAATCTAGCGAATATGCTCTTCCATATGGATGAAGATGCATACAACAAAATGCAGCGCTACCTAGAGTCGGTAAAGCGCTCTTTCGCCAATACCCCGGGCAGTGACGAAATACTGGCCGATATTGAGGCGCGTATAGCCGAACTCTTCCATGAGAAGCTCGACAACGAGCGCCAGGTCATTACCATAAAACAGGTAGACGAGGTAATCGCCATCATGGGGCAGCCTGAAGATTATATGGTGGACGAAGATATCTTTGAAGACGAACCCCATACGGGAAGAACGAATTCCGATCATAGAAAATCAAAGAAACTATACCGCGATACCGAGCAGAAATACGTAGCCGGTGTATCTTCGGGTTTGGCCCACTACTTTAATATCGACCCTTTGTGGATCCGTCTTTTATGGGTACTTCTGACCATAGGTTCTACCGGTGGGTTTATCCTGATCTATGGCCTACTTTGGTTATTGATCCCTGAAGCCGCCACAACTGCGCAAAAATTGGATATGCGGGGGGAGGACGTCAACATCAGCAATATAGAACGCAAGGTCAAGGAAGGCTTTGATGATGTTGCCCAAAAAATTAAGAGCGTTGATTATGAAGGTGTAGGTAACAAGGTAAAAAGCGGAGGTAAGTCGTTTTTTGACACCCTTGGGGACATTATCATGTTCTTCTTTAAGGTCATCGGAAAGTTCATTGGCATTATCTTGATCATTATCGGGGCCTCGACTATCATAGGCCTTTTTATAGGCATGATAACCGTGGGTATTTCCGATATGGTTCAGATACCTGGCCTTAATATGTACAATCTGGTAGATGCCAGTAACATGCCCATTTGGCTCGTATCCATACTCGGTTTCTTAGCCATAGGCATTCCGTTTTTCTTCCTTTTGTACCTAGGTTTGAAAATTTTGGTCAACAACTTAAAGTCCATCGGTAATATTGCGAAGTTCTCTTTATTGGGACTCTGGTTGATCTCGATTATCATGCTCATTGTCTTTGGTATCAAACAAGCTGCCGCAAGAGCCTACTCAGACACTTCCGAGCTTACCGAAGACCTTTATTTTAGAGACCTAACGGATACATTGGACATTCAGGTAGTAGCCTACGATACCCGGTTCAGGAACAAAAGAAGGGTTGAATTGGACGGACTCACCATTACCCGGAACGAAGCTGGAGAAGAGGTTATGGTTCTTGACGACGTCAGCTTTTATATTGAACGTTCACGAGACTCGATAGCCAAAATAGAAATCGTTAAGGAATCCGACGGTTCTTCCTTTAAAAAGGCCGAAGAATTGGCCGAAAAGATCAATTACGAATACAAAATAGAAGGCAATACCTTGTTGCTCGAAGACTTTTTGACCACCGCCCGTGAGAACAAAATCATGAACCAAGAAGTACGGGTAAACATATTCATACCTGCGGGTGCCCTTTTAAAGTACAACAAAGAAAGTGGTTTTAACTGCTGGAGGTTCCATGCCAAAAATGATAGGGACCTAGACGGTTGCGAAATTAAAGGCGAGATATGGAAAATGGGTGCCGACGGGGAGTTAAAATGTCAAGAATGCCCAGAAATATCAGATATTGAAGAAGACGACGGCAATGGAAGGAACAAGATCAGAATAAACAAAAACGGCATCGATATCGATATTCAAGACGACGGTGAATCTTTCAAAATGAAAATTGATGAAGAAGGGGTGCAAATAAAGGCCCATGAAAACGATGCCAATGGAAAAAACGAAATCAACATAAATGAAGATGGCATCAACATAGACGTTGATGACAATCATCCAGAACCAGAAGCACCTGATCCAAAAATTTAA
- the trxB gene encoding thioredoxin-disulfide reductase: MSEKIERLKTLIIGSGPAGYTAAIYAARADLKPVVYTGMEPGGQLTTTTEVDNFPGYPEGIDGPSMMVQLQQQAERFGTEVRIGMVTAVELSDTVGGIHKVTIDDSKTIEAETIIISTGASAKYLNIPSEQRLRGGGVSACAVCDGFFYKGQDVAIVGAGDTAAEEASYLANICNKVTMLIRKDHMRASKAMQHRVQSIKNIEIRYNTEVDEVLGDQVVEGLRMVNNQTGEKEDIAITGLFIAIGHKPNTDIFKGQLDMDETGYIITKGKSTKTNKPGVFASGDAQDKEYRQAVTAAGTGCMAALDAERYLATVETPQETV, encoded by the coding sequence ATGTCTGAGAAAATAGAAAGGCTGAAAACGTTGATTATAGGATCGGGACCTGCGGGTTATACCGCGGCTATTTATGCAGCCCGTGCAGATTTGAAACCAGTGGTATATACAGGGATGGAGCCCGGAGGGCAATTGACCACTACCACGGAGGTCGATAATTTTCCAGGGTATCCAGAAGGTATAGACGGCCCAAGTATGATGGTCCAATTACAGCAACAGGCCGAACGTTTCGGAACCGAGGTTCGTATAGGTATGGTCACGGCGGTTGAGTTGAGCGATACCGTTGGAGGAATACACAAGGTGACCATCGATGATAGTAAGACTATAGAAGCGGAGACCATTATTATTTCTACCGGGGCCTCTGCCAAATATTTGAACATACCGAGTGAGCAGCGTCTAAGGGGTGGGGGAGTTTCTGCCTGTGCCGTTTGTGACGGGTTCTTCTATAAGGGTCAAGATGTAGCCATCGTTGGTGCCGGTGATACCGCTGCCGAAGAAGCTTCGTATCTGGCCAATATATGTAATAAAGTGACCATGTTGATCCGAAAAGACCATATGCGGGCCTCTAAGGCTATGCAACATCGTGTCCAAAGCATTAAAAATATCGAGATCAGGTATAATACCGAAGTCGATGAAGTGTTAGGTGACCAAGTGGTCGAAGGGTTGCGTATGGTGAATAATCAGACAGGGGAAAAAGAGGATATTGCCATTACGGGACTCTTTATTGCCATCGGACATAAACCCAATACCGATATATTCAAGGGGCAATTGGATATGGATGAAACCGGTTATATTATAACCAAAGGAAAGTCTACCAAAACCAATAAACCAGGTGTTTTTGCTAGTGGTGATGCACAAGATAAGGAATATCGTCAAGCGGTTACCGCTGCAGGTACGGGCTGTATGGCCGCACTAGATGCGGAGCGTTATCTGGCAACGGTTGAAACCCCACAGGAAACGGTGTAG
- a CDS encoding SusD/RagB family nutrient-binding outer membrane lipoprotein translates to MKKFYISIISLAFLALGCSDEYFDVNVPSGSATEDQLGMNDLLAPAIYHTVMAQYYAERSFGNYTQYFTGQGGTTIGTTSIGSTWSNIYLYALPNIKTILNKAEETGSNHFRGIAKVLTAINLGLATDSYGSIPYSEAFQGTENLKPVFDSQESIYSSINLLLSDAISDLDQANASEFLPTTGDIVYGGDADKWLRAAYTLKARYALHLTEVNGVEAANAALLSLKNGFISNDDDFEINFEERNINPWHSREVLAERTGNVHDKIGDQLVSYMNGTSYPFESGMLLFDPRLPVYADNEGDEGSPYRGYVSGGGGISSDGEDANTDFADDGFYTSIDSPIGVITYAEALFIRAEAEFLVNGGTETSLGSTADAYTAYLMGIEANMNKLGVDGSAYLEDGAIAVGETNLMLHHIMKEKYIANFLNAETYVDFRRYDFSSDVFKDLELPLDNAETEFPGAWFVRASYPDQEETRNPENVQANKKSPIDPVWWDKD, encoded by the coding sequence ATGAAAAAGTTTTATATATCTATCATATCGTTAGCCTTTTTGGCCTTAGGTTGTAGCGATGAATATTTTGATGTAAATGTACCGTCCGGCTCTGCGACCGAAGATCAATTGGGGATGAACGATTTGTTGGCCCCGGCTATTTATCATACGGTAATGGCGCAGTATTATGCAGAAAGGAGTTTTGGTAATTATACTCAGTATTTTACAGGTCAAGGAGGAACAACAATCGGTACTACATCAATAGGGAGTACATGGAGTAATATATATTTATACGCCTTGCCGAATATAAAGACCATATTAAACAAAGCTGAAGAAACAGGGTCTAATCACTTTAGGGGAATTGCAAAGGTATTGACGGCTATTAATCTCGGTCTGGCCACGGATAGTTATGGGAGTATCCCTTATTCGGAAGCTTTTCAGGGTACAGAAAACCTTAAACCTGTATTTGATTCACAAGAATCTATTTATTCGAGTATTAATCTGCTTTTGAGTGATGCCATATCGGACCTTGACCAGGCAAACGCTTCGGAATTTTTACCTACTACTGGAGATATTGTATATGGGGGCGATGCAGATAAATGGCTTCGTGCAGCCTATACGTTAAAGGCAAGGTATGCTTTGCATCTAACAGAAGTAAATGGAGTAGAAGCTGCTAATGCGGCATTACTGAGTTTGAAAAACGGTTTCATATCCAACGATGATGATTTTGAAATAAATTTTGAGGAGCGAAATATAAACCCTTGGCATTCACGAGAAGTTTTAGCTGAGAGAACCGGTAATGTACACGATAAGATTGGTGATCAATTGGTAAGTTACATGAACGGAACTTCCTATCCTTTTGAAAGTGGCATGCTGCTCTTTGACCCCCGCCTTCCTGTGTATGCGGACAATGAAGGGGATGAAGGAAGCCCTTATAGAGGTTATGTAAGTGGTGGAGGAGGAATTTCATCTGACGGAGAAGATGCAAATACTGATTTCGCAGATGATGGTTTTTATACTTCGATAGATTCTCCTATTGGTGTAATTACATATGCAGAAGCACTCTTTATTAGGGCAGAAGCTGAATTTTTGGTAAACGGAGGTACAGAAACAAGTTTAGGTTCTACTGCTGATGCCTATACGGCTTATTTGATGGGTATTGAGGCTAATATGAATAAGTTAGGCGTTGATGGATCTGCATACTTGGAAGATGGCGCTATTGCGGTAGGGGAGACTAATTTGATGTTACATCACATTATGAAGGAAAAATATATTGCCAATTTTTTAAATGCAGAAACATATGTTGATTTTAGAAGATATGATTTTTCATCAGATGTGTTTAAAGATTTGGAACTGCCGTTAGATAATGCAGAAACAGAATTCCCCGGGGCTTGGTTTGTTCGGGCATCTTACCCTGATCAAGAAGAAACTAGGAATCCAGAAAATGTTCAGGCTAATAAAAAATCACCTATCGATCCAGTATGGTGGGATAAAGACTAA
- a CDS encoding SusC/RagA family TonB-linked outer membrane protein, which yields MKNITLVMFVLLCSYTSFGQTISGSVTDAENVPLPGVSIVVERTNKGGTTDFDGKYTITASQGDVLSFSYIGMKTKRVTIGSNQTINVVLEEDAQQLSEVVVTAFGLEKETKTLGYAVQKVDADELTLAGNVNPLETLQGRVAGVQINRTSGAAGGGVDILIRGVTSVNPGRDNQPLIIVDGIALNNDTFAGNVLPSAGSNASGSNEQFSFSNRAGDINPEDIESFNVLKGAAATSLYGIRASNGAIVITTKKGRQGKVKVGVTASTTVREVRKTPTLQTTYREGHRTSRIPAVEDSSQPNGYNYYAGFSFYSWGVPYTDDSFALEDGTVIDLSNDSFNDPYDFFKTGVNTQINFNLSGATDKLDYYLSAGKSSDEGIEPNTSYDKINFRFKGGYKVNDKFNVNSSIAFTNSGGTRGTGGDKSIYSALSYWSATFDVNDYLLPDGSEKNYTDGIADNPRYLAETSNLKDDVNRWVGNITLNWNPAEWANISYAVQVDNYSDLRNRFVPPDVDAGSQIGGFLVNENINFTGVESNLLATFTKDFSEDFSSTLTVGHQLSDTKTNYSYLRGEGLNLPGIKEISNTTNLFGDKTVTQLRNMGVFGDLRFGYKDVLFLSVTGRNDWISVMPPKNRSFFYPSVSLSYLFNDLLDPEGKFFTFGKLRGSWAQVGKGPNFGQIGQYFIKDSDFPFSGAGGFRASTQFGDTELIPERSNTLEVGADLRFWDNRIRLDYSYYNTKVRDQIFPVGSAYSSGLSSVIRNAGDYKTWGHEFLLSAKLISGETFNWESVVNFSTTAGEVTAIPEDLDEIVFYDDFITGKAKVGDELGALYGWVFQTAPDGQRYVDDSGYWVVTGSENSGYYFEGENAKVLVGNAFPDYILSMSNYFKYKNFGLNFLIEYKAGGDLYDRGLRNSLRNGNLALTEFRDKTKILEGVVSDGSGGFVPNTKPALINADDFYRSSSVYSAASEVLLQDGSWVKLRNIGVSYDMPKEFVRRIGLTKVAVNASANNIILWTPFDGFDPESNQFSAGSNIYGFTGLTTPLTQNYSLGLSLEF from the coding sequence ATGAAAAATATTACACTAGTAATGTTTGTCCTCTTGTGTTCTTACACTTCTTTCGGACAAACAATTTCGGGCAGCGTCACAGATGCAGAAAATGTTCCGCTACCGGGAGTCTCCATTGTAGTCGAACGAACGAACAAGGGAGGAACCACGGATTTTGATGGAAAATACACAATAACCGCTTCTCAAGGTGATGTTTTGAGCTTTTCATATATTGGTATGAAAACTAAGAGGGTTACAATCGGTAGTAATCAAACTATTAATGTAGTTCTTGAAGAAGATGCACAGCAATTGAGCGAGGTTGTAGTAACAGCTTTTGGTTTGGAAAAGGAAACGAAGACCCTCGGTTATGCTGTACAAAAAGTTGATGCTGATGAGTTAACACTGGCAGGAAACGTTAACCCCTTGGAAACCCTTCAGGGTAGGGTTGCCGGTGTCCAAATCAATCGAACATCTGGGGCTGCAGGTGGGGGTGTTGATATTTTGATACGAGGTGTGACTTCCGTAAATCCTGGTAGGGATAACCAACCTTTAATAATTGTTGATGGTATCGCGCTTAACAACGATACCTTTGCGGGTAATGTACTTCCTAGTGCAGGTTCTAATGCTTCAGGTAGTAACGAACAATTCTCTTTCTCGAACAGGGCAGGGGATATTAACCCCGAAGATATAGAAAGCTTCAATGTGCTTAAGGGGGCCGCAGCGACATCTTTATATGGTATTCGAGCTTCTAACGGAGCCATTGTAATTACTACTAAAAAGGGAAGACAAGGGAAGGTCAAAGTTGGGGTAACGGCATCTACAACAGTTAGAGAGGTTAGAAAAACACCAACTTTGCAGACTACATACCGTGAAGGCCATCGTACCTCAAGAATACCTGCGGTTGAAGACTCTAGTCAACCTAACGGCTATAATTATTATGCGGGCTTTTCATTTTATTCTTGGGGAGTTCCTTATACCGATGATTCTTTTGCTTTGGAAGATGGAACGGTCATAGACCTTAGCAATGATAGCTTCAACGACCCTTATGATTTTTTTAAAACTGGAGTAAATACTCAGATCAACTTTAATTTGAGTGGGGCAACGGATAAGCTTGATTATTATCTGTCAGCTGGGAAAAGTAGTGATGAAGGCATTGAGCCAAATACATCTTATGATAAAATTAATTTCCGTTTTAAGGGAGGATATAAGGTAAATGATAAGTTTAATGTAAATTCTTCAATCGCTTTTACAAATTCAGGAGGGACCCGTGGAACTGGTGGGGACAAATCTATTTACAGTGCCTTGTCCTACTGGTCTGCAACTTTTGATGTAAATGATTATTTGTTACCTGATGGAAGCGAAAAAAATTATACTGATGGTATTGCGGATAATCCAAGATATCTTGCAGAAACAAGTAATCTGAAAGATGATGTAAATAGATGGGTAGGTAACATTACGTTAAATTGGAACCCTGCGGAATGGGCTAATATTTCATATGCTGTACAGGTAGATAACTACTCGGATCTTCGTAACCGTTTTGTACCGCCGGATGTAGATGCCGGTTCTCAAATCGGCGGATTCTTGGTAAATGAGAATATCAATTTTACTGGGGTCGAATCAAATTTGTTAGCCACTTTCACTAAAGATTTTTCCGAAGATTTCTCATCTACGCTTACGGTTGGTCATCAACTATCCGATACCAAGACAAACTACTCTTATCTCAGGGGGGAGGGATTGAATCTTCCTGGTATCAAGGAAATTAGTAATACCACTAATCTTTTTGGGGATAAAACGGTAACTCAGTTAAGAAATATGGGTGTTTTTGGAGATTTAAGATTTGGTTATAAAGATGTTCTGTTTTTATCTGTAACCGGACGTAATGACTGGATTTCGGTTATGCCTCCAAAAAACAGATCATTTTTTTACCCATCGGTAAGCCTATCTTATTTATTTAACGACCTATTGGATCCAGAAGGAAAATTCTTCACTTTTGGAAAACTAAGAGGTTCTTGGGCACAAGTGGGTAAAGGTCCGAACTTCGGACAGATTGGACAGTACTTTATAAAAGACAGTGACTTTCCTTTTAGTGGGGCCGGGGGCTTTAGGGCTAGTACTCAGTTTGGTGATACTGAACTTATTCCCGAGAGAAGCAATACTTTGGAAGTAGGTGCCGATTTACGTTTTTGGGATAATCGCATAAGGCTTGATTATTCTTATTATAACACTAAAGTAAGAGATCAGATATTTCCCGTAGGTTCGGCATATTCTTCGGGTCTGTCTAGTGTTATTAGAAATGCAGGAGATTATAAAACATGGGGACATGAGTTTTTATTGAGTGCAAAACTTATCAGTGGCGAAACCTTTAATTGGGAATCAGTCGTCAACTTTTCAACAACAGCAGGGGAAGTAACGGCTATACCTGAAGATTTGGATGAGATTGTATTTTATGATGATTTCATTACGGGAAAAGCTAAAGTCGGTGATGAATTGGGAGCCTTATATGGTTGGGTGTTTCAAACGGCACCTGACGGGCAACGTTATGTGGATGATAGTGGATACTGGGTAGTAACAGGTTCTGAGAACTCTGGGTATTACTTTGAAGGCGAAAATGCAAAAGTTCTCGTAGGGAATGCATTTCCAGATTACATATTGTCTATGTCCAATTATTTCAAATACAAGAATTTTGGTTTAAATTTCTTGATTGAGTATAAGGCAGGAGGGGACTTATATGACCGTGGTTTAAGAAATTCTCTCAGAAATGGTAACCTTGCGTTAACCGAATTCCGTGATAAGACAAAGATTCTAGAAGGTGTTGTGTCAGATGGAAGTGGTGGCTTTGTACCAAATACGAAGCCAGCTTTAATTAATGCAGATGATTTTTATAGAAGTAGTTCGGTCTACAGTGCGGCTTCAGAAGTATTACTGCAAGATGGTTCTTGGGTAAAACTTCGAAATATTGGAGTTTCTTATGACATGCCTAAAGAATTTGTTAGACGTATAGGATTGACTAAAGTAGCTGTAAATGCTAGTGCGAATAACATCATATTGTGGACACCTTTTGATGGGTTCGACCCCGAAAGTAACCAGTTTAGCGCCGGAAGCAATATTTACGGCTTTACAGGTTTGACTACTCCATTAACGCAGAATTATTCACTTGGCCTTAGCCTTGAATTCTAA